One genomic segment of Theobroma cacao cultivar B97-61/B2 chromosome 6, Criollo_cocoa_genome_V2, whole genome shotgun sequence includes these proteins:
- the LOC18595568 gene encoding uncharacterized protein LOC18595568 gives MEQPATPTVVPGKDKENNNKAQKKIPTPQELISHYQTQGLDSQQASIKVIEDLQNVVMRVVSSNSKSKKDNKFLIDTSRKIDSVNSRLAVVDMKLDSKPGYLETLAIGIASGAALNGIGSVLPHVFEGFAQIWSSVRTATKPSSP, from the coding sequence ATGGAACAACCAGCAACACCAACTGTTGTTCCTGGAAAGgacaaagaaaacaacaacaaaGCACAGAAAAAAATCCCAACACCCCAAGAGCTGATATCCCATTACCAAACCCAAGGCCTCGATTCCCAACAAGCTTCCATCAAGGTCATAGAAGATCTTCAGAATGTGGTGATGAGGGTCGTCTCTTCCAACTCCAAATCCAAGAAAGATAATAAGTTCTTGATTGACACTTCGAGAAAGATTGACAGTGTCAACAGCAGGCTTGCAGTTGTTGATATGAAGCTTGACTCGAAGCCTGGATACCTGGAGACTCTTGCCATTGGGATTGCTTCTGGGGCTGCTTTAAATGGCATCGGCAGTGTTTTGCCTCATGTTTTTGAGGGTTTTGCTCAGATTTGGTCCTCTGTTAGGACTGCTACTAAGCCATCTTCTCCTTAA
- the LOC18595569 gene encoding F-box protein At5g07610, whose translation MGSRNASELNLISDDDVMIDILQRLPLKTLMRCKCVCKWWNNLISDPTFKSSYSRRNPQYYVSGFFLQKFLFLELHSKLLFFPCEGHIDAAPEPSLSFIEDDKGVRIQHSCNGLLLCSSFRCLEKDRQFYICKPTTKQYLRLPYPVCRIVFGSNIAYDPSKSPHYKIVCICDSYLSENHRQIKIFSPFTGSWKVSGNPFSVLDEVMLFNRGIFFNGMLHWVGRGNLALRFDVEREVMLTMPMPPIQEGWTERRVRYFGESGGLLFLIETYGPLTAGIDVKEMKSDYSGWFVKYHLNLDTVAFHSPGIRINYTLAILHIAHQRVGDEDESFMVIHVPGDFVSFKLKDNTLMELRTSNQVNKALGLWYSWEGVYPYSNTYCYL comes from the coding sequence ATGGGTTCTAGGAATGCATCAGAATTGAATCTAATCAGCGATGATGATGTCATGATTGACATATTACAAAGGCTACCGTTGAAGACTTTGATGAGATGCAAGTGTGTCTGCAAATGGTGGAATAACCTCATCTCAGACCCTACTTTCAAGTCCAGTTATTCACGAAGAAACCCCCAGTACTATGTCTCAGGATTCTTCCTGCAGAAATTCTTGTTTCTTGAGCTGCACTCAAAATTGTTATTCTTTCCATGTGAAGGACATATTGATGCTGCTCCGGAGCCATCTCTCTCTTTCATTGAGGACGATAAAGGTGTTCGTATACAGCATTCCTGCAATGGGCTTCTCCTATGCAGCAGCTTCCGTTGCCTAGAAAAAGATCGCCAATTCTACATCTGTAAACCTACTACAAAGCAGTATCTTCGCCTGCCTTATCCGGTATGCAGAATTGTATTCGGCAGTAACATTGCATATGATCCTAGCAAGTCACCTCATTACAAGATTGTCTGCATTTGTGATTCCTATTTGTCAGAAAATCATCGCCAGATAAAGATATTCAGTCCATTCACAGGCTCATGGAAAGTCTCAGGGAATCCATTCTCTGTTTTAGATGAAGTAATGTTGTTTAACAGAGGAATCTTCTTCAATGGTATGTTACATTGGGTCGGCAGGGGAAATCTGGCGCTTCGATTCGACGTGGAAAGAGAAGTTATGCTGACAATGCCGATGCCTCCTATTCAAGAGGGATGGACAGAACGGAGGGTGAGGTATTTTGGTGAATCAGGAGGCCTTTTATTTCTAATTGAGACCTATGGTCCTCTTACTGCTGGAATTGATGTGAAGGAGATGAAATCCGACTATTCTGGTTGGTTTGTCAAGTACCATCTCAATCTTGATACGGTAGCATTCCATAGTCCAGGAATAAGAATAAATTACACGTTAGCTATATTACATATTGCTCACCAGCGTGTAGGGGATGAAGATGAGTCATTCATGGTGATACATGTTCCAGGTGACTTTGTCAGTTTTAAACTTAAAGATAACACTTTGATGGAGCTCCGGACAAGCAATCAAGTGAACAAGGCTCTGGGGTTGTGGTATTCATGGGAAGGAGTGTATCCTTATTCGAACACTTACTGTTATCTGTGA